ctgtcaaagtgatggtcaaatagaggtggcattcaaatagacaGTAGCGCTCTATtcttcaacccttctctcattgtggcggtcaaatagaggtggcgttttaataaaggtggcgttgatttagaggttttaaggtgcatatatacagtacatatagtatatatatagtaatatcatTAGGAATGCTAATCAGTTCACCTCTACTAACAACAACTGTTGATAATGTTTGAGAATATAGTTATAGTTAAAATATGTGTTAAAACAATGTATTTCACATGTTCTCAACATTtgtattaaatgtatttttttaagCCATGCTATTGATGAAGACTGCTGGAGGTACTAAAAATTCACCAGTGACTACACTATCTCCTGAAGTACTAGAGGATGTCAGTACTGTCAATAGTACAGTACCCGAACCTTTGACTACTACCTCCATTGCTAAAGAGCTGCAACCAAGTATAAATGACTCAAAGAGCACTTCTATGAATGTTGACATCTGCGCTAACTCTGTCAGTTCATCTTACCTTGGCAGTAGTGGAAAACCTGCAGTGGCTGGTTTTTCAGATCTATCACAACAGACACATGCAAACTATTTGTCATCAATTACATCTCAAATGTCCTCTTCAAGTTCTACCACATCATCAATGTCCTCATCTGACTGTATTTCATCAGCTCCACTTCAAACCAGGTCCTGGGCCAGTTTGTTCTCCCCCAGCAGTTCCTCCTCTGTCATAGCACCTGCTGACCCTCTGGGCATACAGAAAATTGCTACACTTGAAGACTCTTTCACCAATGAAATTGGAGGTAAGCTAATCACCAATCAAATTTGATTTCAGCACAACTGCACGATTTTTCAGTGACACTCTGTGTTCTCTTATTGACAGCTTTATTAGAAAAGTTGACTATCAATCCTGTGGCTGTTCCTCTGCAAGCCAGACAACTCATCAACAAGACCAACTGGTGTTATGTGAACTCTACTCTTCAGGCACTGCTCGCTTGCCCGCCATTCTACCACACTCTCAAGGCCATTCCTGCATATCCACCTCTCTCTAACATCTCTGCTAGACAATCTTCCATGCCAGTCGTTAATGCCATGTGAGTAACTCTACCAGAACTTTAACATGTAGATGTTTTTAACTCTTTCATGCATTTTCCTTGGATCATCGCTGACTAACATTTTAGCATCAAATTCTCTCATCGTCACCGTACagtcatttttgttttcagTTAAATACTAAATCATATTATCGAATTGTTGTAGTAATTTACAACTAACTTTGATTTACCGATTGTTTGACGTTTCATTTATTAAGTTCAAATTCAAAATATCTGATGACGATAATAACGAGAGCCAAAAGGGAATGACATTTTCAAACTCAGTCTGTTCTTGACATAAACTTCAGTTCTACTTTTGCAACACAAACATGTGTCTTCATTTTTGCAGGGTTGAGTTTGTGAATGCATTTGAGGTGATGCGGCCTGAGAAACAGATAAATCAGGCTAAGAAAATGTTTGGAGAGCCATTCGAGCCGAGCTCAGTCTACAATGTTCTCAAAGCAATGACAAACTCGAAAGCAATGTTCACCAGAGGTAAACAGGGAGATGCTGAGGAGTTCCTGACATGTCTCCTGAACAAGATGAATGAGGAAATGGTCACAGCTATCAACAAGTACAGAAAAGAACACAACTCCTCTGGTTAGTTAGTGTCTCATGAGTAGGATAGAGTCTAATAGGATAGAGTCTAATAGGCACCTGTTGTTTGTTGCTGTTTTTATGTGGCAAGTTGGGCATTGTTGGGCAAGTTGGGCATTACTGTATGATGAGTGTTGTTAGGGTGTGGTTGATACATTGTTGTACACATCTGTTGTTGCTGTGGTGCTATTAAATGATGAGTGTGGTTAGTGTGAGGCTAGTATATTGTTCTGCAGACAGCTGTTGTTGTTGTGTTGTTTTTGTATGAAAGATGTGTTCTACAGACTACTGTTTCTGTCAGGTGGTGTTTTTGCTGACAACTGTTGCAAGTGTAAAGTTAGGTAGTTTGTTGTAGGATGAATTTGGTGGGGTAGAGTTTCTGTGTTGTTGGTTTAGAATTGCTAACATAAATAACTTTGAATTGCAGTTGCCAATGGTCGCGATCTTTTATTTGACAAGATGCCCACACCCATCTTAAATATATTTGGAGGTCAGCTCAAATCGTCTTTTCATGCTGGCAGCAAAGAATCGGTCACTCTAGAAAGGTTTTTCTCCGTCCCTTTAAATGTACAGGTAATTCATTTCAGACCTTTTTTCTAGGGTTTTgtaatttcaaaaaatattgttacTCATTTAAATAGGGTTTTTATTGTTAATCTTCCTGGTATGATATAATCTTGTTAAGCATCTCACTGATTAGTAGAGTGTTTTCGCAGGCAGCTAATAATCTGCTGACCAAAGATCAGtcacagtaaaataatgagaaTTTGTAGTTATATGGTTAGTCTGTACTAACAACTTACTACAGTGTAAGATGGTTCTATTAaaccatttatattatatttataatataaatttatatattataaacagatacatctgtatatatttatattttatatttatatggtTGCGTAGCTATGGACTCGGTTTTACGAAATGGAAATACATTATTGCTACTGTTCTGCTTTAAATTAACTTTTTGGATTGAAATCTGCTGTTGAAGTTAAATAGTAGCCAAATTTTAgaagttttattaattagtaacaCGATTGCTTTGAAAGCGCTTTGCAAGTCTCCGTTGGCTAAGCTACGTGGAGATGTTTCATGAATCAGGTGTTTCATTTAGTTCTGTGTGTTTTATGTATGCAGACAAACAAGACCGTGGAGGAGGCACTCCATGCCTTCGTCAGTAAGGAATCAATAGATGACTATACATGCCCAGAAACTAAACAAGAGCTCAATGCGCACAGGAAACTTACATTCGAGCTCCTCCCACCTATACTGATTTTACATCTCAAGTGTTTTGTCTACGACAAATATGGCGGCCCTCAGAAAATCCTCCGTAAACTGAACTTTAAAGAGACTCTCGAGTTTGACAAAGGTTCGTGCTTTCTTTCGTCTTATAATGCAAGTTTTTTATGGCCGAGACAAAAAATTAGTCAATTAAATTGCTCTCTCTGGTGCACAACAGATTTAGAGCTGCATCTTACACAACCTGATGTCAAAGT
The sequence above is drawn from the Watersipora subatra unplaced genomic scaffold, tzWatSuba1.1 SCAFFOLD_420, whole genome shotgun sequence genome and encodes:
- the LOC137410154 gene encoding ubiquitin carboxyl-terminal hydrolase 10-like, giving the protein MAEVLDKIRKLLLVSVSPFLCQSRVTHRSSHGDAVGGGTKSDPPMTSSRMTDFMFMNYCEVRGHRDKRRRRAFPWKFQSFTPDPTQGEETLGAMLLMKTAGGTKNSPVTTLSPEVLEDVSTVNSTVPEPLTTTSIAKELQPSINDSKSTSMNVDICANSVSSSYLGSSGKPAVAGFSDLSQQTHANYLSSITSQMSSSSSTTSSMSSSDCISSAPLQTRSWASLFSPSSSSSVIAPADPLGIQKIATLEDSFTNEIGALLEKLTINPVAVPLQARQLINKTNWCYVNSTLQALLACPPFYHTLKAIPAYPPLSNISARQSSMPVVNAMVEFVNAFEVMRPEKQINQAKKMFGEPFEPSSVYNVLKAMTNSKAMFTRGKQGDAEEFLTCLLNKMNEEMVTAINKYRKEHNSSVANGRDLLFDKMPTPILNIFGGQLKSSFHAGSKESVTLERFFSVPLNVQTNKTVEEALHAFVSKESIDDYTCPETKQELNAHRKLTFELLPPILILHLKCFVYDKYGGPQKILRKLNFKETLEFDKELLANCGSKGQRSYKLFAIVYHSGAKTTGGHYHTDVYHTGVQSWVRFDDNSTSLIEKSE